ATACTTTCGACGGCGATTCCTTTTTGACTTCTAATTGATTACTATTTGATTCCTTATCTAATTCATCCATGTAATTCCATGGTCTGTAATCAGATTTTTTAAATTTTATTTTTGATTTCTTAGTTAATTCATCTAATGTAGGCATCAATTTTTTCCTTAAATCTAATTATTAAGCCTTCACAAGGTTATTAGATAAATTTTTATTGGTAGATGCTCGAGTTATATCTCCTAGCTCTTTGTTGTCAGGTGAGCCAATGTTTAATATCTCTCTAGTTAGTAAATCAACATCTTCTCTAGCTGGAGAGTTATTAAGGGAGTCATAAATTGATTCCCCTTTAGTTAATACATTTTCAAATTCTTGACTTTTTCTAATAACAGAACGGATTAAACTATTTTCATAGTGTGTCATAAGAAACTTCATGGTTTCATGCGACAAAGAAGTTCTAACATCAAACTCATTTAAAAGAGGGCTTAATACTAAAGAAGTATGGAAATTTTTTTCAATATTCTTAACTTCCTGCTTAGTAATTTCTAAACCCTCTAAACTAAATTCAGAAGGTGTGACAGGTGCAATTATTCGCTCTGACGCTAAAGCTGCAGCAGTGACAGAGCTACCTAGAGCAGGGGGGCAATCAATAAGGATTAAATCATATTTCTCTTTGAGAGGTGTAATCATTTCTTTATACACTCGATCAAGGGGCAACCGCTTCAACATTAAATTGCTATCTAATAAGGCATTTTCAATGCGGCTTGGTAAAATATCAAGACCATCGCACACTGGAATAATCCCTTCTTCGATTGGAATATCTTGATTAATAAGCTCTATCATTATTGGGTTATCATGCGTATTTATTCTACATGCTTTGGTTAAGTTACCTTGTTGATCGAGGTCAATTAACAGAGTTTTTGCTCCATATAGAGATGCACGAACTCCTATAGCCAAGCACATAGAAGTTTTTCCAGTACCGCCCTTTACAATTTGAAAACATAGTATTTGAGGTTTAAAGTTGAGAGATAAGAGAGATTTAGCTGTTT
Above is a genomic segment from Legionella busanensis containing:
- a CDS encoding AAA family ATPase, whose amino-acid sequence is MMDPKMLVSEAAEALGVTAQALHNQIKRKELQHVKSRNRVYFGHQTAKSLLSLNFKPQILCFQIVKGGTGKTSMCLAIGVRASLYGAKTLLIDLDQQGNLTKACRINTHDNPIMIELINQDIPIEEGIIPVCDGLDILPSRIENALLDSNLMLKRLPLDRVYKEMITPLKEKYDLILIDCPPALGSSVTAAALASERIIAPVTPSEFSLEGLEITKQEVKNIEKNFHTSLVLSPLLNEFDVRTSLSHETMKFLMTHYENSLIRSVIRKSQEFENVLTKGESIYDSLNNSPAREDVDLLTREILNIGSPDNKELGDITRASTNKNLSNNLVKA